One Orrella dioscoreae genomic window carries:
- a CDS encoding DMT family transporter, whose protein sequence is MNAPTLPRLTYFAFPLLAVLIWSGNMVVTKMAAGVIAPFTIGFYRWVIAGAALTPFLLGPVWRARASILPHLGKLAILSMLGMAIFQSLAYLAAASTTATNMGFITALVPLLTIGVGAVVLRERPRAQALLGGLLSLGGISILVSHGDPASLLSTGVNRGDLMMFVAALGYALYGVLLRKWALPIPPWHSLYIQVLVVILLQLPPFLLTPISPITGENLPVLLYAAILPSLFAPYLWLRAVGLLGPARASIFINLTPVFTVVIAATLLAEPVAGYHLAGGAITLAGVMLAQWRGRERRVTTSSRG, encoded by the coding sequence ATGAACGCCCCCACATTACCGCGCTTGACCTATTTTGCCTTTCCTTTACTGGCCGTTCTGATCTGGTCGGGGAATATGGTCGTCACCAAAATGGCGGCGGGCGTCATCGCGCCGTTCACAATTGGTTTCTATCGTTGGGTCATTGCGGGCGCGGCGCTTACACCTTTCCTGCTTGGGCCGGTCTGGCGCGCCCGCGCCAGCATCCTGCCGCACCTGGGCAAGCTGGCGATCCTGTCCATGCTGGGCATGGCGATCTTCCAGAGCCTGGCCTACCTGGCGGCGGCCAGCACCACGGCCACCAACATGGGCTTCATCACGGCGCTGGTGCCCCTGCTCACCATTGGCGTGGGCGCGGTGGTGCTGCGTGAGCGGCCGCGCGCGCAGGCGCTGCTGGGCGGGCTGCTGTCGCTGGGCGGGATCTCCATCCTGGTCAGCCACGGCGATCCCGCCAGCCTGCTGAGCACCGGCGTGAACCGGGGCGACCTGATGATGTTCGTGGCCGCGCTGGGCTATGCGCTCTATGGCGTGCTGCTGCGCAAATGGGCGCTGCCCATCCCGCCCTGGCATTCGCTGTATATCCAGGTGCTGGTGGTGATCCTGCTGCAGCTGCCGCCCTTCCTGCTGACGCCGATCTCGCCCATCACGGGCGAGAACCTGCCGGTGCTGCTGTATGCCGCCATCCTGCCATCGCTGTTCGCGCCCTATCTCTGGCTGCGCGCCGTCGGCCTGCTGGGGCCGGCCCGCGCCAGCATCTTCATCAACCTCACGCCCGTCTTCACGGTGGTCATCGCCGCCACGCTGCTTGCCGAGCCGGTGGCGGGGTATCACCTGGCAGGCGGGGCCATCACCTTGGCCGGCGTGATGCTGGCGCAATGGCGCGGCCGCGAGCGACGGGTCACGACCTCGTCGCGCGGCTGA
- a CDS encoding ABC transporter ATP-binding protein → MSDTRSSVSEPAVPAAAAGGTQPLVEVRDAARWFDVSPPWLERVLARKPRALLRAVDGVSFTLQRGETLALVGESGCGKSTMARLLVGLYGLTRGEVLIDGQPVSRLNEPGGRALRRRLQMIFQDPYASQNPRWRVERIIAEPLLTHTRMDAAQRRARVDELLRQVGLDPSDRSRYPHQFSGGQRQRISIARALAAHPELLVCDEPTSALDVSVQAQVLNLMKDLQRQLGLTYLFISHNLAVVHHVADRVGVMYLGRLVELAPRDAVFGQPRHPYTRMLLSAIPDLRGTGKSRTPVAGEVPNPLNPPTGCTFHPRCPHARELCRVEAPKALPAGEAVVACHGVELGWETLQGPA, encoded by the coding sequence ATGAGCGATACCCGTTCTTCCGTTTCCGAGCCGGCCGTGCCCGCCGCCGCGGCTGGCGGCACGCAGCCCCTGGTGGAGGTACGCGACGCCGCACGCTGGTTCGACGTGTCGCCGCCCTGGCTGGAGCGCGTGCTGGCCCGCAAACCCCGCGCCCTGCTGCGCGCGGTGGATGGCGTGTCCTTCACGTTGCAGCGGGGCGAGACGCTGGCCCTGGTGGGCGAGTCCGGTTGCGGCAAGTCCACCATGGCGCGGCTGCTGGTCGGTCTTTATGGCCTGACCCGTGGCGAGGTCCTGATCGACGGCCAGCCGGTATCAAGGCTGAACGAGCCAGGCGGCCGTGCGCTGCGCCGCCGCTTGCAGATGATCTTCCAGGATCCCTACGCCAGCCAGAACCCGCGCTGGCGAGTCGAGCGCATCATCGCCGAGCCGCTGCTCACGCACACCCGCATGGACGCCGCGCAACGCCGGGCACGGGTGGACGAGCTGCTGCGCCAGGTGGGCCTGGACCCCTCGGACCGCTCGCGCTATCCGCACCAGTTTTCCGGTGGGCAGCGCCAGCGCATCTCGATCGCGCGCGCGCTGGCGGCGCATCCCGAGTTGCTGGTCTGCGACGAGCCCACGTCGGCGTTGGACGTATCCGTGCAGGCGCAGGTGCTGAACCTGATGAAGGACCTGCAGCGCCAGCTGGGCCTGACCTATCTTTTCATTTCGCACAACCTGGCGGTGGTGCATCACGTGGCCGATCGGGTGGGGGTGATGTACCTGGGCAGGCTGGTGGAGCTGGCGCCGCGCGACGCGGTGTTCGGCCAGCCGCGCCATCCCTACACCCGCATGCTGCTGTCGGCCATTCCCGATCTGCGCGGCACGGGGAAATCGCGTACGCCGGTGGCGGGCGAAGTGCCCAATCCGCTCAATCCGCCGACGGGCTGTACGTTCCATCCCCGCTGTCCGCACGCACGGGAACTCTGCCGGGTGGAGGCGCCGAAGGCGCTGCCGGCAGGCGAGGCCGTGGTGGCCTGCCATGGCGTGGAACTGGGATGGGAAACGCTGCAGGGTCCGGCCTGA
- a CDS encoding ABC transporter ATP-binding protein: protein MDPLLEVRGLRVEFPTRRGTLRALDDVSFSIAAGEVLGVVGESGAGKSLTGAAIIGLLEPPGRVAGGEILLAGQRIDNLSQDALRKIRGRQIGAIFQDPLTSLNPLYTVGRQLAETIVTHLPMTWSQARERAVELLAATGIPAARERVDHFPHQFSGGMRQRVVIALALAAEPRLVVADEPTTALDVSIQAQIIELIKKLCREQGTAVMLITHDMGVIAETADRVAVMYAGRVAEIGPVADVIHQPSHPYTRGLMGSIPTLDGHAERLVQIEGSMPRLTAIPPGCAFNPRCPQRMDRCTRERPELMPAAASLAACWLHDAAREAA from the coding sequence ATGGATCCCTTGCTGGAAGTCCGCGGCCTGCGGGTCGAGTTCCCCACCCGGCGCGGCACGCTGCGCGCGCTGGACGATGTGTCGTTCTCCATTGCCGCCGGCGAGGTGCTGGGCGTCGTGGGCGAGTCGGGCGCCGGCAAGTCGCTGACGGGCGCCGCCATCATCGGCCTGCTGGAGCCGCCGGGCCGCGTGGCGGGCGGCGAGATCCTGCTGGCCGGCCAGCGCATCGACAACCTGTCGCAGGACGCCCTGCGCAAGATCCGGGGGCGGCAGATCGGCGCCATCTTCCAGGACCCGCTGACCTCGCTCAATCCGCTCTATACGGTCGGACGCCAGCTTGCGGAAACCATCGTCACCCATCTGCCCATGACCTGGTCGCAGGCGCGCGAGCGCGCGGTTGAACTGCTGGCGGCCACCGGCATCCCGGCCGCGCGCGAACGCGTCGATCACTTCCCGCACCAGTTCTCGGGCGGCATGCGCCAGCGGGTGGTCATCGCGCTGGCGCTGGCGGCAGAGCCCAGGCTGGTCGTGGCCGATGAACCGACCACGGCGCTGGACGTTTCCATCCAGGCGCAGATCATCGAACTGATCAAGAAACTGTGCCGCGAGCAGGGCACGGCGGTCATGCTGATCACCCACGACATGGGCGTGATCGCCGAAACCGCCGACCGTGTCGCGGTCATGTATGCGGGCCGGGTTGCCGAGATCGGTCCCGTGGCCGACGTCATCCACCAGCCTTCGCATCCGTACACGCGCGGCCTGATGGGCTCCATTCCCACGCTGGACGGCCACGCCGAGCGGCTGGTGCAGATCGAGGGCAGCATGCCGCGCCTGACGGCCATTCCGCCGGGCTGTGCCTTCAATCCGCGCTGTCCGCAGCGCATGGATCGATGTACGCGCGAACGGCCCGAGCTGATGCCGGCAGCCGCCTCGCTGGCGGCCTGTTGGCTGCATGACGCGGCCCGGGAGGCGGCATGA
- a CDS encoding ABC transporter permease codes for MRAVLTRWWDSDVMWSWRHTPVAVCATVLFVLLMVGSLGAGWIAPHNPFDLASVNLIDALLPPAWEEGGTRNYLLGTDSQGRDLYSALLYGTRVSVLIGLAAVVLSMLIGVGLGLLSGYAGGRLDAFIMRVADVQLSFPAILIALLIDGVARAAVPAGQHDSIAFPVLVGAIALAGWPQYARTVRGSTLVEKNREYVQAARVIGVPSLVIMFRHVLPNVMGPVMVLATVHLATAIITEATLSFLGVGVPPTSPSLGTLIRVGNDFLFSGEWWITIFPGAALVLLVLSVNLLGDWLRDALNPRLN; via the coding sequence ATGCGGGCCGTGCTCACACGCTGGTGGGACAGCGACGTGATGTGGTCGTGGCGGCACACGCCGGTGGCGGTGTGTGCCACCGTGCTCTTCGTGCTGCTCATGGTCGGCTCGCTGGGCGCGGGCTGGATCGCGCCGCACAATCCCTTCGACCTCGCCAGCGTCAACCTCATCGATGCGCTGCTGCCGCCGGCCTGGGAGGAGGGTGGCACCCGCAACTATCTGCTGGGCACCGACAGCCAGGGGCGCGACCTGTATTCCGCGCTGCTCTACGGCACGCGCGTGTCGGTGCTGATCGGCCTGGCGGCGGTGGTGCTGTCCATGCTGATCGGCGTGGGCCTGGGCCTGCTGTCGGGCTACGCGGGGGGGCGGCTGGATGCCTTCATCATGCGCGTGGCCGACGTCCAGCTGTCCTTCCCCGCCATCCTGATCGCCCTGCTGATCGACGGCGTGGCACGCGCGGCGGTGCCCGCGGGCCAGCACGACAGCATCGCCTTCCCGGTGCTGGTGGGGGCCATCGCCCTGGCGGGCTGGCCGCAATACGCGCGCACGGTGCGCGGCTCGACACTGGTGGAAAAGAACCGCGAATACGTGCAGGCCGCCCGCGTGATCGGCGTGCCTTCGCTGGTCATCATGTTCCGCCACGTCCTGCCCAACGTGATGGGACCGGTGATGGTGCTGGCCACGGTGCACCTGGCCACGGCCATCATCACCGAGGCGACGCTGTCCTTCCTGGGCGTGGGCGTGCCGCCCACGTCGCCCTCGCTGGGCACGCTGATCCGCGTGGGCAACGATTTCCTGTTCTCGGGCGAGTGGTGGATCACCATCTTCCCGGGGGCGGCGCTGGTGCTGCTGGTGCTGTCGGTCAACCTGCTGGGCGATTGGCTGCGCGACGCGCTCAATCCCCGGCTGAACTGA
- a CDS encoding ABC transporter permease has protein sequence MLAFILRRLAQAAAVMLTVALLAFMLFRYVGDPVTIMLGQDATEQDRVELRQSLGLDQPAPVQFYRFVGKAVQGDFGLSLRQGQPVSTLLAERLPATVELSVAAALLALVVGVPLGVYTALRRRGWVAQAVLALSLLGVSLPTFLIGILLILVFSVQLGWLPSYGRGDTVRVGGWSTGLLTASGWQHLILPAITLSLFQLTLVLRLVRAEMLEVLRTDYIKFAHARGLTRRAIHFGHALKNTLVPVITITGLQLGGIIAFAIVTETVFQWPGMGLLFIQAVQFADVPVMAAYLCLIALVFVVINLIVDLLYFAVDPRLRGSLGRGGAH, from the coding sequence ATGCTCGCATTCATCCTGCGCCGACTCGCCCAGGCAGCGGCCGTCATGCTGACGGTGGCGTTGCTGGCCTTCATGCTGTTCCGCTACGTCGGCGACCCCGTCACGATCATGCTGGGCCAGGACGCCACCGAGCAGGACCGCGTCGAACTGCGGCAATCGCTGGGCCTGGATCAACCCGCGCCGGTGCAGTTCTATCGCTTCGTCGGCAAGGCCGTGCAGGGCGATTTCGGCCTCTCGCTGCGGCAGGGCCAGCCCGTTTCCACCCTGCTGGCCGAGCGCCTGCCCGCCACCGTCGAGCTGTCCGTGGCCGCGGCCTTGCTGGCGCTGGTGGTCGGCGTGCCACTGGGCGTCTACACCGCCTTGCGACGGCGGGGCTGGGTGGCACAGGCCGTGCTGGCGCTGTCCCTGCTGGGCGTGTCGCTGCCCACCTTCCTCATCGGCATCCTGCTCATCCTGGTGTTCTCGGTGCAACTGGGCTGGCTGCCCAGCTATGGGCGCGGCGATACCGTGCGCGTCGGCGGCTGGAGCACCGGCCTGCTGACGGCGAGCGGGTGGCAGCACCTGATCCTGCCGGCCATCACGCTGTCGCTGTTCCAGCTGACGCTGGTGTTGCGGCTGGTGCGCGCCGAGATGCTGGAAGTGCTGCGCACCGACTACATCAAGTTCGCCCACGCGCGTGGCCTGACGCGGCGCGCCATCCATTTCGGCCACGCGTTGAAGAACACGCTGGTGCCGGTCATCACCATCACCGGCCTGCAACTGGGCGGTATCATCGCCTTCGCCATCGTGACCGAAACCGTCTTCCAGTGGCCCGGCATGGGCCTGCTGTTCATCCAGGCCGTGCAGTTCGCCGACGTGCCGGTCATGGCGGCCTATCTCTGTCTGATCGCCCTGGTCTTCGTGGTGATCAACCTCATCGTCGACCTGCTGTATTTCGCGGTCGATCCCCGGCTGCGCGGCAGCCTCGGACGCGGAGGGGCGCACTGA
- a CDS encoding ABC transporter substrate-binding protein, with product MRRSLIAAAVAAVLVLPAMGHAKTLRWASQGDILTLDPHAQNEGLTIAASSYVYEPLVQYNPEFQISPGLATQWEQVEPTVWRFTLREGVKFHDGTPFEADDVVFSVKRALAPTSHFKAYVNGIKDVREVDGKTVEIITDGPNPVLLRQLTNVFIMNREWSEKNKATAPQDFSKNEETYSARNTNGTGAYQLKSREVDVRTVFVENAGWWGKADKKGNVTEIIYTPIKQAATRTAALLSGEIDFVLDPPAQDLQRLQQQVKVVEGNEYRTIYLGLDQKSPELEYSTIKGKNPFADPRVREALYLAIDVEAIKKAVMRGLSAPTGTMISPQVQGWTKDLAERVPNNAERARALLKEAGYEKDLNFTLDCPNNRYINDEAICQAVVTMWARVGVTARLNAMPRATYFPKVQSFDTSAYLFGWGVPTFDALYTLQSLIRSKGQGADGSFNFGGYHNAEVDKLIDQIKVETDEAKRNAAIHQVLAIHAKEFGHIPLHDQVIPWAMKKNVNVVHRADNRLSADWVRID from the coding sequence ATGCGCCGTTCATTGATTGCCGCCGCCGTTGCCGCCGTACTGGTCCTGCCGGCCATGGGTCATGCCAAGACCTTGCGCTGGGCCAGCCAGGGCGACATCCTCACGCTCGACCCGCATGCCCAGAACGAAGGGCTCACCATCGCCGCCTCCAGCTATGTGTACGAGCCGCTGGTGCAATACAACCCTGAATTCCAGATTTCGCCCGGGCTGGCCACCCAATGGGAGCAGGTCGAGCCCACCGTGTGGCGCTTCACGCTGCGCGAGGGCGTGAAATTCCACGACGGCACGCCCTTCGAGGCCGACGACGTGGTGTTCTCGGTCAAGCGCGCGCTGGCGCCGACCTCGCACTTCAAGGCCTATGTCAACGGCATCAAGGACGTGCGCGAAGTGGACGGCAAGACGGTGGAGATCATCACCGACGGCCCCAATCCCGTGCTGCTGCGCCAATTGACCAACGTGTTCATCATGAACCGGGAGTGGTCCGAGAAGAACAAGGCCACCGCACCGCAGGATTTCTCCAAGAACGAGGAAACCTATTCGGCCCGCAACACCAACGGCACCGGCGCGTATCAACTGAAGAGCCGTGAAGTCGATGTGCGCACGGTGTTCGTCGAGAACGCCGGCTGGTGGGGCAAGGCCGACAAGAAGGGCAACGTCACCGAGATCATCTACACGCCCATCAAGCAGGCCGCCACGCGCACGGCCGCGCTGCTGTCCGGCGAGATCGACTTCGTGCTGGATCCGCCCGCGCAGGACCTGCAGCGCCTGCAGCAGCAGGTCAAGGTGGTCGAGGGCAATGAATACCGCACCATCTACCTGGGCCTGGACCAGAAGAGTCCCGAGCTGGAGTACTCCACCATCAAGGGCAAGAACCCCTTCGCCGATCCGCGCGTGCGCGAGGCGTTGTACCTGGCGATCGACGTCGAAGCCATCAAGAAGGCCGTGATGCGCGGCCTGTCGGCGCCCACCGGCACCATGATCTCGCCGCAGGTCCAGGGCTGGACCAAGGACCTGGCCGAGCGCGTGCCCAACAATGCCGAGCGCGCCCGCGCGCTGCTGAAGGAAGCCGGCTACGAGAAGGACCTGAACTTCACGCTCGACTGTCCGAACAACCGCTACATCAACGACGAAGCCATCTGCCAGGCCGTCGTCACGATGTGGGCGCGCGTGGGCGTGACGGCGCGCCTGAACGCGATGCCGCGCGCCACCTACTTCCCCAAGGTGCAGTCCTTCGACACCAGCGCCTATCTGTTCGGCTGGGGCGTGCCCACGTTCGACGCGCTCTACACGTTGCAAAGCCTGATCCGCAGCAAGGGCCAGGGCGCCGACGGCTCGTTCAACTTCGGCGGCTATCACAATGCCGAGGTCGACAAGCTGATCGACCAGATCAAGGTGGAAACCGACGAGGCCAAGCGCAACGCCGCCATCCACCAGGTGCTGGCCATCCATGCCAAGGAATTCGGCCACATCCCGTTGCATGACCAGGTGATCCCCTGGGCCATGAAGAAGAACGTGAACGTCGTGCACCGCGCCGACAACCGTCTCTCGGCCGACTGGGTCCGAATCGACTGA
- a CDS encoding glycosyltransferase family 2 protein → MGHAYLFTVFTPTFNRVHTLGRVYASLRAQTCTDFEWLIVDDGSTDGTEALVRGWMAEAPFPLRYLTQDHGHKKAAFNRGVREANGELFVALDSDDEMPADALAILAQAWEAIEPSARARYSAITGLCARPDGTVVGDAYPSDVFDSSPIDMYFRHDVHGEKFGFQRTDVLARFPFPEHIQGFVPESLVWWAIAREGYATRFINRVVRYYHDTPGALSGESARSNAPGLYLLANELLARYLDWFRWRPREFLLAAARRTRFGLHLGAQGRRAASPQGLSGIKAWALVCLMWPLGVALYLRDRLRGG, encoded by the coding sequence ATGGGTCACGCCTATCTGTTTACTGTCTTCACGCCGACCTTCAACCGCGTCCACACCCTGGGCCGGGTCTATGCGTCGCTGCGCGCGCAGACCTGCACCGATTTCGAATGGCTCATCGTCGATGACGGCTCCACCGATGGCACCGAGGCGCTGGTGCGCGGCTGGATGGCCGAGGCGCCGTTTCCGCTGCGCTACCTGACGCAGGACCACGGCCACAAGAAGGCCGCGTTCAACCGCGGCGTGCGCGAGGCCAATGGCGAACTTTTCGTGGCGCTGGACAGCGACGACGAGATGCCGGCCGATGCGCTGGCCATCCTGGCGCAGGCCTGGGAAGCGATCGAGCCCTCGGCGCGCGCGCGCTATTCCGCCATCACCGGCCTGTGCGCGCGGCCGGACGGCACGGTGGTGGGCGACGCCTATCCCAGCGACGTCTTCGACAGCTCGCCAATCGACATGTATTTCCGGCATGACGTGCATGGCGAGAAATTCGGTTTCCAGCGCACCGACGTGCTGGCGCGTTTTCCGTTTCCCGAACATATCCAGGGCTTCGTGCCGGAAAGCCTGGTGTGGTGGGCCATCGCGCGCGAGGGATATGCCACGCGCTTCATCAATCGCGTGGTCCGCTATTACCACGACACCCCTGGCGCCTTGTCGGGCGAGTCGGCGCGCAGCAATGCGCCGGGGCTATACCTGCTGGCGAACGAACTGCTGGCGCGCTACCTGGACTGGTTCCGCTGGCGGCCGCGCGAGTTCCTGCTGGCCGCCGCGCGACGCACGCGCTTCGGTTTGCACCTGGGCGCGCAGGGCCGGCGCGCCGCCAGTCCGCAAGGTTTGTCCGGCATCAAGGCCTGGGCGCTGGTGTGCCTGATGTGGCCGCTGGGCGTGGCACTTTATCTGCGGGATCGCCTGCGCGGCGGCTGA